The following are from one region of the Nostoc cf. commune SO-36 genome:
- the purC gene encoding phosphoribosylaminoimidazolesuccinocarboxamide synthase, whose product MSVNTKLYEGKAKILYTTDDPEVLLADFKDDATAFNAQKRGSIQGKGKINCIISSQLFKQLEAHGIKTHFIDSPTPNQMRVRAVKILPLEVVIRNIAAGSLCQQTGLPVGTILKQPLVEFYYKNDQLGDPLLTRDRLYLLELATAEQVDAITHLALQINEFLNNFWLQCGITLVDFKLEFGLDSQQQLLLADEISPDTCRLWDTAEKDSNRRVMDKDRFRRDLGNVEDAYQEVLQRVLKAVESNS is encoded by the coding sequence ATGTCTGTTAATACCAAGTTATACGAAGGCAAAGCAAAAATTCTTTATACAACGGACGATCCAGAAGTCTTGTTGGCCGATTTTAAGGACGATGCCACGGCGTTTAACGCCCAAAAGCGTGGCAGCATCCAAGGGAAAGGAAAAATCAATTGTATCATTTCCAGCCAGCTTTTTAAGCAGCTAGAAGCTCATGGTATAAAAACTCACTTTATCGACAGCCCTACCCCGAATCAGATGCGGGTGAGGGCGGTAAAGATTTTACCCTTAGAAGTGGTTATCAGAAATATTGCTGCTGGCAGTTTGTGTCAGCAAACAGGATTACCAGTGGGTACAATTCTAAAACAGCCTTTAGTTGAGTTTTATTACAAAAACGATCAGTTAGGAGATCCTTTGTTGACACGCGATCGCCTGTACCTGCTGGAACTAGCTACTGCGGAACAAGTGGATGCAATTACACATCTTGCATTGCAAATCAACGAATTTCTCAATAACTTTTGGCTACAGTGCGGCATTACCCTAGTAGACTTCAAGCTAGAGTTTGGTTTGGACTCACAACAGCAGTTGCTCTTGGCAGACGAAATTAGCCCCGACACCTGCCGTTTGTGGGATACCGCAGAAAAGGACTCAAACCGTCGGGTAATGGACAAAGACCGCTTTCGCCGAGACTTAGGAAATGTAGAGGATGCCTACCAGGAGGTTTTACAAAGAGTGCTAAAAGCAGTAGAGAGTAATAGTTAA
- a CDS encoding FHA domain-containing protein: MYSASQTAELTLELFHFQTNTSLQFPPNLSVISIGKPNDQKPPDIDISGLPDSDVASRIHAQIWVNGDEYHITDLGSSNGTYINGVKLQSKVFCPLHPGDRVSLGQGDKISFMFKVQQHSASAAKNPTPNSAPTKITAPTTSKEEEQVIFASKLIGLGLILAGITFLSTSIYVSVYLRSTPGILLCMGGVVALNWGGRDNRKLGWVLIGIGIALFIASGVVIGSVSLFSLLVSFAGISCGYQLFTTGKVFNFNPLTLQIVKK, from the coding sequence ATGTACAGTGCATCTCAGACAGCCGAGCTAACTTTGGAGCTTTTTCACTTCCAAACCAACACATCTTTGCAATTTCCACCAAATCTTTCTGTAATTTCCATTGGTAAGCCAAACGACCAAAAACCACCAGATATTGATATCTCTGGCTTACCAGATTCAGATGTGGCATCTCGCATCCACGCACAAATTTGGGTGAATGGAGACGAATACCATATTACCGATTTGGGCAGTTCTAATGGTACATACATTAACGGTGTAAAACTTCAATCTAAAGTTTTTTGTCCACTGCATCCAGGAGACAGAGTTTCCCTTGGGCAGGGAGACAAAATAAGTTTTATGTTTAAGGTGCAGCAACACTCTGCATCTGCCGCAAAAAATCCTACACCAAATTCCGCGCCCACAAAAATTACAGCGCCTACCACCAGTAAAGAAGAGGAACAAGTAATCTTTGCTAGTAAGCTTATTGGCTTAGGGCTAATCCTCGCAGGCATTACTTTTTTAAGTACAAGTATTTATGTGAGCGTCTACTTACGCAGCACACCTGGAATTTTGCTGTGTATGGGAGGTGTAGTAGCTCTAAATTGGGGTGGGCGCGATAATCGAAAGCTAGGATGGGTTTTGATTGGCATCGGAATTGCTCTATTCATCGCCAGTGGTGTTGTAATCGGCTCAGTATCACTTTTTTCTCTGCTGGTGTCATTCGCTGGCATCTCTTGTGGATATCAGTTGTTTACAACCGGAAAGGTGTTCAACTTTAACCCGCTTACGCTCCAAATAGTTAAAAAGTAA
- the ycf46 gene encoding stress-responsive protein Ycf46: MKEELNILIQAQYPLIYLVTSEEERAELAVSTIAQLLKPQRRVFVWTVTHGIVEYGQPRNVTQHNTVSPEAAIEWIIRQKEPSIFILKDLHPFIDAPATNRSLRDAIASFKGTQKNIILMSPMQQVPIELEKEVVVIDFTLPDMAELNKVLTQHVDQNRGRRLTTEAREKLLRAALGLTKDEAEKVYRKAQVTTGRLTEDEVDIVLSEKKQLIRRNGILEYIEEDETIDAVGGLEELKRWLKQRSNAFTERAREYGLPQPKGMLILGVPGCGKSLIAKTTSRLWGLPLLRLDMGRVYDGSMVGRSEANLRNALKTAESISPAILFIDELDKSFAGSGGSSDSDGGTSSRIFGSFLTWMQDKKSPVFVMATANRVERLPGEFLRKGRFDEIFFVDLPTPEERQHIFNIHLTKRREDISRFDLEQLAKMSDGFSGAEVEQAIVAAMYEAFAQDREFTQLDIIAALKATLPLSRTMQEQVTALRDWARQRARPAASSVAEYQRMEF, translated from the coding sequence ATGAAAGAAGAGCTCAATATCCTAATTCAAGCTCAATACCCTTTAATCTACCTTGTGACCTCCGAGGAAGAGCGGGCCGAGCTAGCAGTTTCTACCATCGCCCAGTTGTTAAAGCCCCAGCGCCGAGTATTTGTTTGGACAGTAACACACGGGATTGTGGAGTATGGTCAACCCCGGAATGTTACTCAACATAATACGGTGTCTCCAGAGGCGGCGATTGAGTGGATTATCCGGCAGAAAGAACCAAGTATATTTATTCTTAAAGATTTACACCCCTTTATTGATGCGCCTGCAACAAACAGATCGTTACGTGATGCGATCGCTAGCTTTAAAGGTACGCAAAAGAACATCATTTTGATGTCCCCAATGCAACAAGTACCTATAGAGTTAGAGAAAGAAGTTGTTGTTATAGATTTTACACTGCCAGATATGGCAGAGTTGAATAAAGTACTAACTCAGCACGTAGACCAAAATCGTGGTCGGCGGTTGACTACAGAAGCTAGAGAAAAGCTTCTGAGAGCAGCTTTAGGTCTAACTAAAGATGAAGCTGAGAAAGTCTACCGAAAGGCGCAGGTAACTACAGGGCGTTTGACGGAAGATGAAGTAGACATCGTTTTATCTGAGAAAAAGCAACTAATTCGGCGCAATGGCATCTTAGAATACATTGAAGAAGATGAAACCATTGATGCTGTAGGTGGCTTAGAAGAGTTAAAAAGATGGCTCAAGCAACGCTCTAACGCTTTCACAGAAAGAGCGAGAGAGTATGGTTTGCCTCAACCAAAGGGGATGTTGATTCTCGGTGTTCCTGGTTGCGGTAAGTCACTAATTGCCAAAACGACTTCCCGGTTGTGGGGTTTACCACTGCTGCGGTTGGATATGGGCCGAGTCTACGACGGCTCAATGGTGGGACGAAGTGAAGCAAATCTGCGAAACGCCCTGAAAACAGCAGAATCTATTTCCCCAGCGATTTTGTTTATCGATGAATTGGATAAATCCTTTGCTGGTAGTGGAGGTTCTTCTGATTCTGATGGGGGAACATCAAGCAGAATCTTCGGCTCCTTCCTGACATGGATGCAAGATAAGAAATCACCAGTGTTCGTGATGGCAACTGCCAACCGAGTAGAACGCTTACCTGGCGAGTTCTTGAGGAAAGGACGCTTTGATGAAATTTTCTTTGTCGATCTGCCAACACCGGAAGAACGGCAACACATTTTTAATATTCATCTGACCAAGCGCCGTGAAGACATCTCCCGATTCGATCTTGAGCAACTAGCTAAGATGTCTGATGGCTTTTCTGGGGCAGAAGTTGAGCAAGCGATCGTTGCGGCAATGTATGAAGCTTTTGCCCAAGATCGGGAGTTCACCCAACTAGATATTATTGCTGCACTGAAGGCAACATTGCCGCTGTCTCGAACGATGCAAGAACAAGTAACGGCTCTGAGAGATTGGGCCAGACAGCGCGCACGCCCCGCAGCATCCTCCGTAGCTGAATATCAGCGAATGGAGTTTTAA
- a CDS encoding RNA-guided endonuclease InsQ/TnpB family protein, which translates to MRTAYQYKLRPTTKQAIEIDRWLSMLCAQYNFLLADRFDWYERNRSPINACSLVCHIPELRDNPDYYSQKKTLPRLKKTHPWYGKIYSQVLQDIVKRVKGTFDRFLKGDSNGKRSGRPRFKSRDRYRTFTYPQMKDECLQGNLITLPMFGIVRVILHRPIPDGFKIKTASVTKKADGYYLTLSLEDTTVPSIKPDFNADSITGIDLGLKDFLTTSDGDVVSIPQHYRKDQLRLRVIQKRISRRHIGSNRRKKAIKQVAKQHKKVADKRKDFHFKTANNLLKKYDVVVHEDLNVKGISRSMLAKSVHDAGWSNFLSILSTKAENAGLLVIAVNPSGTSQDCSSCGVKVPKKLHERWHDCPNCKCSLDRDHNAALNIKNRAAGHSVLKAHRVSEAIAGFGEKPTLYCTQSV; encoded by the coding sequence GTGAGAACGGCATACCAATACAAGCTACGACCAACAACAAAACAAGCCATTGAAATAGATAGATGGTTATCCATGCTTTGCGCCCAATACAATTTTCTGTTGGCTGATAGATTTGACTGGTACGAACGCAATCGTTCACCGATAAATGCGTGTTCGCTCGTGTGTCACATACCGGAATTGCGGGACAACCCAGACTATTATTCACAAAAGAAAACGCTGCCACGACTGAAAAAAACTCATCCTTGGTACGGTAAAATTTATTCGCAAGTACTACAGGATATAGTCAAGCGAGTTAAGGGAACGTTTGATCGGTTTTTAAAGGGTGATAGCAATGGTAAGCGAAGTGGACGACCTCGGTTTAAATCACGCGACCGATACAGAACTTTTACTTATCCACAGATGAAGGATGAGTGTCTGCAAGGCAACCTAATTACCTTGCCGATGTTTGGTATAGTCAGGGTTATTTTGCATCGTCCAATACCAGATGGATTTAAAATCAAAACTGCATCTGTTACTAAAAAAGCTGATGGTTATTATTTAACTTTAAGCCTTGAAGATACGACAGTCCCAAGTATTAAGCCCGATTTCAATGCAGACTCAATTACAGGTATTGACCTCGGTTTAAAAGATTTTTTGACAACTTCCGATGGTGATGTTGTTTCAATTCCTCAACACTATCGCAAGGATCAATTGCGATTGCGTGTAATCCAAAAACGTATCTCACGGCGGCATATTGGAAGCAATCGACGCAAAAAAGCTATTAAACAAGTCGCTAAACAACATAAAAAAGTAGCTGACAAGCGCAAAGACTTTCATTTTAAAACAGCGAACAATCTACTGAAAAAATATGATGTTGTAGTTCACGAAGATTTAAACGTTAAAGGTATTTCCCGTTCGATGCTAGCTAAGTCTGTGCATGACGCTGGGTGGTCAAACTTCCTGTCAATTCTAAGCACCAAAGCCGAAAATGCTGGGTTATTGGTAATTGCAGTGAATCCATCAGGCACATCACAAGATTGTTCTAGCTGTGGTGTGAAAGTTCCTAAAAAACTGCATGAAAGGTGGCACGACTGCCCTAATTGTAAATGCAGTCTTGACCGTGATCATAATGCGGCGTTGAATATAAAAAATAGAGCGGCAGGGCATTCCGTTCTTAAAGCTCATCGAGTATCCGAAGCAATAGCTGGATTTGGTGAGAAGCCTACACTGTACTGTACTCAGTCAGTGTAG
- a CDS encoding glycosyltransferase family 4 protein — translation MRIALFTETFLPKVDGIVTRLRHTVDHLQRSGNQVLVIAPDGGITEHKGAKVYGVTGFPLPLYPELKMALPRPAIGYALEEFKPDIIHVVNPAVLGLSGIFYSKILKIPLVASYHTHLPQYLQHYGLGMLEGFLWELLKGAHNQAALNLCTSTAMVEELTAHGIERVDLWQRGVDTELFHPDLASVEMRSRLSKNHPESPLLLYVGRLSAEKEIERIKPILEAIPEARLALVGDGPHRQALEKHFAGTNTYFVGYLMGQELGSAFASADAFIFPSRTETLGLVLLEAMAAGCPVVAARSGGIPDIVTDGVNGYLFEPTANVQGALAATVRLLEQKEQRDIMRQNARQEAESWGWPSATRQLVDYYQKVIFSEKLAKSGSRE, via the coding sequence ATGAGAATTGCCCTATTTACGGAAACCTTTTTACCCAAGGTTGACGGCATTGTAACGCGTCTGCGCCATACTGTTGACCATTTACAGCGCAGTGGTAATCAAGTGTTGGTGATTGCCCCTGATGGAGGCATCACAGAACACAAAGGCGCTAAAGTTTACGGCGTTACTGGCTTTCCTTTGCCATTGTATCCAGAATTGAAAATGGCACTTCCCCGCCCAGCCATTGGTTACGCTTTGGAAGAGTTCAAGCCAGATATTATTCATGTTGTGAATCCAGCAGTTTTAGGTTTGTCTGGGATATTTTATAGCAAAATTCTCAAAATACCCTTAGTAGCGTCTTACCATACGCATTTACCCCAATATCTCCAGCATTACGGCTTGGGGATGCTGGAAGGTTTTCTTTGGGAGCTGCTCAAAGGCGCTCATAATCAAGCAGCTTTGAATCTATGTACTTCCACAGCAATGGTGGAGGAACTAACAGCACATGGTATCGAACGTGTAGATTTATGGCAACGCGGGGTGGATACGGAACTATTTCACCCCGATTTAGCTAGTGTAGAGATGCGATCGCGTCTATCAAAAAATCATCCAGAAAGTCCATTGCTACTTTACGTTGGGCGGCTTTCAGCTGAAAAAGAAATTGAGCGTATCAAACCAATTTTAGAAGCAATTCCCGAAGCGCGGTTAGCATTGGTTGGGGATGGGCCACACCGTCAAGCACTAGAAAAACACTTTGCTGGTACAAATACTTATTTTGTTGGGTATCTCATGGGGCAAGAATTAGGTTCTGCCTTTGCTAGTGCTGATGCCTTCATCTTCCCTTCCCGTACAGAAACACTAGGCTTAGTACTACTAGAAGCGATGGCTGCTGGCTGTCCGGTAGTAGCAGCCCGTTCTGGGGGCATTCCTGATATTGTCACAGATGGGGTAAATGGATATCTTTTTGAGCCTACAGCAAATGTTCAAGGAGCCTTAGCTGCGACAGTTCGCCTGTTAGAACAAAAAGAACAACGAGACATCATGCGTCAAAATGCTCGCCAGGAGGCAGAAAGTTGGGGTTGGCCATCTGCCACCAGACAGCTAGTAGATTACTATCAAAAGGTAATATTTTCTGAAAAGTTGGCAAAATCAGGGAGTAGGGAGTAG
- a CDS encoding DUF7219 family protein, which translates to MEKKIVNKDDFLYPRGRYYGQVKPENLVFNANLQEFAQRVSYICNLETGGKLPPDAAYEQIKDLWKQLKRSKKELRIGEDPFQDDQGEVEG; encoded by the coding sequence ATGGAAAAAAAAATAGTGAATAAAGATGATTTTCTCTACCCTCGCGGTCGCTACTACGGTCAGGTAAAGCCAGAAAACCTGGTTTTTAATGCAAATCTACAAGAATTTGCCCAACGCGTTAGTTATATTTGCAACTTAGAAACAGGTGGAAAACTACCTCCAGATGCAGCTTATGAACAAATAAAGGATTTATGGAAGCAGTTGAAACGCTCAAAAAAAGAGCTAAGAATCGGCGAAGACCCGTTTCAGGATGACCAGGGAGAGGTTGAAGGTTGA
- a CDS encoding DUF1257 domain-containing protein, which yields MSHFSTLRTKITDAEILKASLRDLGISVKTEADVRGYNGQRVRSDIVAMLDGEYDLGWSRNSDGSFDLIADLWGVAKKHNQTELINSINQKYAVNKTLAEVKQRGLQNANVKLVLQ from the coding sequence ATGTCTCACTTTAGCACCCTGCGTACCAAGATCACCGATGCCGAAATCCTCAAAGCTTCTTTGCGCGACCTCGGTATCAGCGTAAAGACTGAAGCTGATGTCCGTGGTTATAACGGTCAGCGCGTCCGTTCTGACATCGTTGCTATGTTAGATGGCGAATATGACCTCGGCTGGTCTCGCAACAGCGATGGTTCCTTTGACCTAATCGCTGACCTGTGGGGCGTTGCTAAGAAGCACAACCAAACCGAGTTGATCAACTCAATCAACCAAAAGTATGCCGTTAACAAAACTTTGGCTGAAGTAAAACAGCGCGG
- a CDS encoding NAD-dependent epimerase/dehydratase family protein, whose product MKVLVIGGDGYCGWATALYLSNRGYEVGILDSLVRRHWDNELGVETLTPIALIQQRLQRWQDLTGKSIDLFIGDITNYEFLHKTLQQFQPNALVHFGEQRSAPFSMIDREHAVLTQVNNVVGTLNLLYAMREDFPDCHLVKLGTMGEYGTPNIDIEEGYITIEHNGRKDTLPYPKQPGSMYHLSKVHDSHNIHFACRIWGLRATDLNQGVVYGVLTEETGMDELLINRLDYDGVFGTALNRFCIQAAIGHPLTVYGKGGQTRGFLDIRDTVRCVELAIANPAEAGEFRVFNQFTEQFSVGDLALMVKNAGNAMGLNVEINHLDNPRVEKEEHYFNAKNTKLLDLGLQPHLLSDSLLDSLLNFAIKYQTRVDHKQILPKVSWHRN is encoded by the coding sequence ATGAAAGTCCTGGTTATTGGTGGTGATGGATATTGCGGTTGGGCAACTGCTCTTTACCTTTCCAATCGAGGTTATGAAGTTGGAATTTTAGATAGTTTAGTGCGGCGGCATTGGGATAATGAACTTGGTGTCGAAACTCTCACTCCGATCGCACTAATTCAACAACGTCTCCAGCGCTGGCAAGATTTGACGGGTAAATCTATTGATTTGTTCATCGGCGATATTACAAATTACGAATTTCTCCATAAAACATTACAGCAATTTCAGCCAAATGCTCTGGTGCATTTTGGTGAACAGCGTTCGGCCCCATTTTCCATGATTGACCGAGAACACGCAGTTCTCACCCAGGTCAATAATGTAGTGGGTACGTTGAACTTACTGTACGCCATGCGGGAAGATTTCCCCGACTGTCATTTAGTGAAGCTGGGAACGATGGGCGAATACGGTACACCCAACATCGACATCGAAGAAGGGTATATCACCATTGAACACAATGGCCGCAAGGATACCCTACCTTATCCCAAGCAGCCCGGTTCGATGTACCATTTAAGCAAAGTCCATGATAGTCATAACATCCACTTTGCTTGCCGGATTTGGGGATTACGGGCAACTGATTTAAATCAGGGTGTAGTTTATGGTGTCTTAACCGAAGAAACGGGGATGGACGAACTATTGATTAATCGGCTGGATTATGATGGTGTGTTTGGTACTGCACTAAACCGCTTTTGTATTCAAGCAGCGATTGGACATCCGTTAACTGTCTACGGTAAAGGTGGACAAACTCGCGGATTTTTGGATATTCGGGATACAGTACGATGTGTGGAATTAGCGATCGCTAACCCTGCCGAAGCTGGTGAATTCCGCGTATTTAACCAATTTACCGAACAATTCAGCGTCGGTGACTTAGCATTGATGGTGAAAAATGCTGGTAACGCTATGGGATTGAATGTAGAAATCAATCATTTAGATAATCCCAGAGTCGAGAAAGAAGAACATTACTTCAACGCTAAAAACACTAAATTGCTCGATTTAGGTTTACAGCCTCACTTGCTTTCTGATTCTTTACTCGATTCTCTGTTAAACTTTGCCATCAAGTATCAGACGCGAGTTGATCACAAACAAATTCTGCCCAAAGTCTCCTGGCACAGAAATTAG